The Brevibacillus brevis genome contains a region encoding:
- a CDS encoding stalk domain-containing protein — protein sequence MNRCLHKYSSYRWNRLLGAFVLCLMIAVSGGMASAKEPGPVISVVVDGRGVQSDVSPIHRNGRMLVPIRVVAEETGSEVSYEAATQKVFLNKKSKHITLTIGSQTAYVNGKRWKMDVSPIIVNRRTLVPIRFISEAFGYQVQWDKKSAVAYIQSKPVEDKAVSVKYSLNPYVVQQGDTLSKIAARHDTNMSAIQKNNHLSSDELLVGQILFLPEGAQRAEYPIATKVADDQLTGNQFRFPFHENSWYEPYGDSFGSDREWTESNSGSVRSHEGIDIMAPKGTPIYSVSDGTINKVGWNTYGGWRVNITDENGQYRMYYAHLQAYAPGLHVGKTIKAGQLIGFVGDTGYGGTGTVGMFEPHLHFGLYRNSTGKAIDPYDYLRIWEQNKVESPL from the coding sequence ATGAACCGCTGTCTACATAAGTACAGCAGTTATCGATGGAACAGGCTTCTAGGCGCTTTTGTTTTGTGCCTGATGATAGCGGTATCTGGTGGGATGGCTTCAGCAAAAGAGCCAGGACCGGTCATTTCTGTCGTTGTCGATGGAAGGGGAGTCCAGTCCGATGTATCGCCAATCCATCGAAATGGGCGTATGCTGGTTCCGATACGGGTAGTAGCGGAGGAAACAGGATCAGAAGTAAGCTACGAAGCTGCTACGCAGAAAGTATTCCTTAACAAAAAAAGCAAGCATATAACCCTTACGATCGGCAGCCAGACAGCGTACGTAAATGGAAAACGATGGAAGATGGATGTCTCTCCCATCATTGTGAATAGGCGGACGCTTGTTCCGATCCGATTTATCTCCGAGGCATTTGGCTATCAAGTTCAATGGGATAAGAAGTCGGCCGTTGCATACATACAATCCAAACCTGTGGAAGACAAAGCTGTGAGTGTGAAATACTCCTTGAATCCATATGTCGTTCAACAGGGAGATACCTTATCAAAAATTGCAGCTCGCCACGATACGAACATGAGTGCCATTCAGAAAAATAATCATCTCTCTTCTGATGAGTTACTAGTGGGCCAGATTTTATTTTTGCCAGAAGGTGCACAACGAGCTGAGTATCCTATTGCCACGAAAGTTGCGGATGATCAATTGACTGGAAATCAATTTCGGTTTCCTTTCCACGAGAATAGCTGGTATGAGCCGTATGGGGATAGCTTCGGGTCTGATCGAGAGTGGACGGAGTCCAATAGCGGCAGTGTTCGCAGTCACGAGGGCATCGACATCATGGCACCAAAGGGAACGCCGATTTACTCGGTATCCGATGGGACGATCAACAAAGTGGGCTGGAATACGTATGGTGGCTGGAGAGTAAACATTACGGATGAAAATGGTCAATATCGGATGTACTACGCTCATTTGCAGGCCTATGCTCCAGGATTGCATGTAGGCAAAACGATAAAAGCTGGACAGTTGATCGGTTTTGTTGGAGACACAGGCTACGGTGGTACTGGTACAGTGGGAATGTTTGAGCCTCACCTGCATTTTGGCCTCTATCGTAACAGCACGGGGAAAGCGATCGATCCGTATGATTACTTGCGGATTTGGGAGCAAAATAAAGTGGAGAGTCCCCTCTGA